One genomic region from Anguilla rostrata isolate EN2019 chromosome 2, ASM1855537v3, whole genome shotgun sequence encodes:
- the LOC135242649 gene encoding general transcription factor II-I repeat domain-containing protein 2B-like produces the protein MALSKKRKVDTECRVFKEKWTENYLFTEVNAKPVCLVCNQQVAVFKEFNIRRHYETHHKDKYDHLKGQIRKDEINKLVAGLKKQQSTFTRSRDIADGAVRASYIIANELVQASKPFSDGEFVKTCMLKAAEVVCPEKRPAFANISLTRNTVADRVTELSSDLTGQMKEKIKSFIAFSIAIDESTDVTDIAQLAIFVRGVDETLTITEELLELVPMNDTTTADDIFSALVGALDKVGADWSRAVSLATDGAPSMVGRKAGVATKFRDKVQTANGGQEFWAFHCILHQEALCCKTLQMDHVMSVVVKTVNFIRARGLNHRQFDTFLSDNVIHAGLPYHTDVRWLSRGAVLKRFFELRGEIRQFMEKKGRPVKELKCKEWVQDLAFMVDITQHLNTLNTTLQGRNRVVTQYYDSISAFKMKLSLWETQLSNGDTAHFSCLTAVRPEAPDRPDNDLEKYKDNITDLLREFEQRFQVFSELENKFGFFRSPFTVKPSDMPADIQLELIDLQCDSAMKDKFGSVGLDTFYQYLVPGYPKLTAMAAKVLSMFGTTYLCEQVFSVMNNNKTKQRSGLQKG, from the coding sequence atggcactgtcaaaaaaaagaaaagtggacacgGAGTGCAGAGTTTTCAAGGAAAAATGGACTgagaattatttattcacagaaGTGAATGCAAAACCAGTGTGCTTGGTATGTAATCAGCAAGTTGCAGTGTTCAAAGAGTTTAATATTCGGCGCCACTATGAGACTCATCATAAAGACAAGTATGACCACTTGAAAGGACAAATAAGGAAAGACGAGATAAACAAATTGGTGGCTGGTCTGAAGAAACAGCAGTCTACTTTTACGCGCAGCCGCGATATCGCTGATGGGGCTGTAAGAGCCAGCTACATTATTGCCAACGAGCTGGTGCAGGCATCCAAGCCATTTTCTGATGGGGAGTTTGTAAAAACATGCATGCTGAAGGCTGCAGAAGTCGTGTGCCCTGAAAAGCGACCTGCCTTTGCCAATATTAGTCTAACGAGGAACACTGTCGCAGATCGGGTGACAGAACTCTCAAGTGACTTGACAGgccaaatgaaagagaaaatcaAGTCATTTATCGCATTTTCAATTGCAATAGATGAGAGCACCGATGTCACAGATATTGCTCAACTGGCCATATTCGTTAGAGGTGTTGATGAAACTTTGACCATCACCGAGGAGCTGCTTGAATTGGTGCCCATGAATGACACCACAACAGCAGATGACATTTTCAGCGCTCTCGTTGGAGCGCTGGACAAGGTGGGAGCGGACTGGTCCCGTGCCGTGAGCCTGGCTACCGACGGTGCGCCATCAATGGTCGGGAGAAAGGCAGGCGTTGCCACAAAATTCCGTGACAAAGTACAGACCGCAAATGGAGGACAAGAGTTTTGggcatttcactgtattttgcaTCAGGAGGCGTTATGTTGCAAAACACTGCAAATGGACCATGTTATGAGTGTGGTTGTGAAAACTGTCAATTTCATCAGAGCGCGCGGTCTAAATCACCGTCAGTTTGACACATTTCTCAGTGATAATGTCATTCATGCTGGCCTACCATACCACACTGACGTGCGGTGGTTAAGCAGAGGTGCAGTACTCAAGCGCTTCTTTGAGCTACGAGGGGAAATTAGACAGTTCATGGAGAAGAAGGGACGCCCAGTAAAGGAACttaaatgcaaggaatgggTGCAGGATCTTGCGTTTATGGTTGATATTACACAACACTTGAATACACTTAACACTACATTGCAGGGCCGTAACAGAGTTGTCACTCAATATTACGACAGCATAAGTGCGTTCAAGATGAAACTGTCACTGTGGGAGACGCAGCTATCCAACGGTGACACCGCGCATTTCTcttgtctcacagctgtgcgTCCGGAGGCACCGGACCGTCCCgataatgatttggaaaaatataaagacaacataacagatttgctgcgagagtttgagcagaggtttcaggtattcagtgaacttgagaacaaatttggcttttttcgctcgccatttacagtgaagccttctgatatgccagctgacattcaactcgagcttattgacttgcagtgcgattccgctatgaaggataaatttgggtccgtgggattggatacgttttatcaatatctcgtgccaggttaccccaaattaacagccatggctgcaaaggttctatccatgtttgggactacttatctttgtgaacaggtgttctccgtaatgaacaataataaaacaaagcagcgctCTGGTTTACAAAaaggttaa